In Corynebacterium ulcerans, one genomic interval encodes:
- a CDS encoding FAD-binding oxidoreductase: protein MTSAKGTSSTAASSGVSGALHTEAMKLTGWGRTAPTTAEVLATPDLETIVKAVRQVAEQNDSKPDYLRRGVIPRGMGRSYGDPAQNAGGLVIDMQPLNKIHSIDPETAIVDVDGGVTLDQLMKAALPYGLWVPVLPGTRQVTIGGAIGPDIHGKNHHSAGSFGDHVTSMELLVADGRILHLEPEGSADDPDGSIFWATVGGMGLTGIIVRAKIRMTKTETAYFIADGDLTANLDETVEFHSDGSESNFTYSSAWFDAISPEPKLGRAAISRGSLATLAQLEELAPKLAKDPLKFNAPQLVTVPDIFPSFTMNKLSMMAIGELWWLKSGTYKNKVQNLTQFYQPLDLIGEWNRGYGSKGFLQYQFVVPREAVEPFKDIVRDIQRSGHYSALNVFKLFGEGNRAPLSYPMPGWNVCVDFPIKPGLGKFLDDLDRRVMEFGGRLYLAKESRTSAENFHSMYPGMEGWLKTRNAIDPTGVFASDMSRRLELH from the coding sequence ATGACGAGCGCCAAGGGCACGTCCAGCACCGCAGCTTCGAGCGGTGTCTCCGGAGCCTTACACACAGAAGCCATGAAACTCACCGGCTGGGGACGCACTGCCCCCACGACCGCAGAGGTCCTCGCAACTCCAGATTTGGAGACCATCGTCAAGGCCGTGCGCCAAGTCGCCGAGCAAAATGACTCCAAGCCAGACTATCTCCGCCGTGGTGTCATTCCTCGCGGCATGGGACGTTCCTACGGCGACCCTGCACAAAATGCTGGCGGTCTTGTCATTGATATGCAGCCTTTGAACAAGATCCACTCTATTGATCCAGAGACCGCTATCGTCGATGTCGACGGTGGCGTTACCCTTGACCAGTTGATGAAGGCAGCTCTCCCTTACGGGCTGTGGGTTCCTGTTCTTCCTGGTACTCGCCAGGTCACCATTGGCGGCGCTATTGGTCCAGACATCCACGGAAAGAACCACCACTCAGCTGGCTCTTTTGGCGATCACGTCACCTCCATGGAGCTACTAGTTGCCGATGGCCGTATCCTGCACCTTGAGCCAGAAGGCTCTGCAGATGACCCAGATGGCTCTATCTTCTGGGCGACCGTTGGCGGCATGGGCCTCACCGGCATCATTGTCCGTGCGAAGATCCGCATGACCAAGACCGAGACTGCGTACTTCATTGCAGACGGTGACCTCACCGCTAACCTCGATGAAACCGTGGAATTCCACTCCGACGGATCTGAATCCAACTTCACCTATTCTTCTGCATGGTTCGATGCCATCAGCCCAGAGCCCAAGCTCGGCCGTGCCGCTATTTCGCGTGGTTCGCTGGCAACCCTTGCTCAACTAGAAGAGCTCGCCCCCAAGCTGGCTAAGGACCCGCTGAAGTTCAATGCTCCGCAGCTGGTAACAGTGCCGGACATTTTCCCGTCCTTCACCATGAACAAGCTGTCAATGATGGCGATCGGTGAACTGTGGTGGCTCAAGTCCGGTACTTACAAGAATAAGGTGCAAAACCTTACCCAGTTCTACCAGCCGCTCGACCTCATCGGCGAGTGGAACCGTGGTTACGGTTCTAAGGGCTTCCTGCAGTACCAGTTCGTCGTTCCGCGTGAGGCTGTCGAACCGTTCAAGGATATCGTCCGTGACATCCAGCGTTCCGGTCATTACTCCGCGCTCAACGTGTTCAAGCTCTTCGGAGAGGGCAACCGTGCGCCGTTGAGTTACCCGATGCCAGGCTGGAACGTCTGTGTAGACTTCCCAATTAAGCCAGGCCTGGGCAAGTTCCTCGACGACCTCGACCGCCGCGTCATGGAGTTCGGTGGACGCCTCTACCTGGCCAAAGAGTCCCGTACCAGCGCCGAGAATTTCCACTCGATGTACCCGGGCATGGAAGGCTGGCTCAAGACACGTAATGCGATCGACCCCACCGGCGTTTTCGCTTCCGATATGTCCCGCCGCCTCGAGCTGCACTAA
- a CDS encoding GtrA family protein, with the protein MANSNTGANDAPNVTIRPSSESVASQGIKFIISGGISAVVDLGLTYLCQIVFGFSAAGGRTIGFIFGTITAYLINRRWTFQAEASTKRFLQVAALYTITYFVNVGGHALLFSFMTHYGLSERIALVIAFVISQGTATVINFFVQRIFIFK; encoded by the coding sequence GTGGCTAATTCCAACACCGGCGCGAATGACGCTCCCAACGTGACTATCCGTCCCTCCTCGGAGAGCGTGGCATCTCAAGGCATTAAGTTCATCATCTCCGGAGGAATCTCCGCAGTCGTGGACCTCGGATTGACTTATCTATGCCAGATTGTCTTTGGGTTCTCGGCTGCAGGTGGACGCACCATTGGCTTTATTTTTGGCACGATTACTGCTTACCTGATCAACCGGCGTTGGACCTTCCAGGCTGAGGCATCGACCAAGCGATTCTTACAGGTGGCTGCGCTGTATACGATTACTTACTTTGTTAACGTGGGCGGGCATGCGCTGCTCTTCTCGTTTATGACTCATTACGGATTGAGCGAGCGGATTGCCCTCGTTATTGCTTTCGTGATCTCGCAGGGGACAGCTACCGTGATTAACTTCTTTGTTCAGCGCATCTTTATCTTTAAGTAG
- a CDS encoding glycosyltransferase, translating into MPIASTGRIAAVIVTHNRVELLQNSLKIVAQQTHPVDHIIVVDNGDDPAVESLVTDIAGERAVYLGSKHNLGGAGGFALGFLTALRLGADAVWCADDDGQPEDENVLATLLHVAEKYQLDEVSPVVCNAEKPDQLAFPLRRGTTWRRFRSELGSEDFLAGIASLFNGALISADAMQRIGVPDLRLFIRGDEVEYHRRLVRSGLKFGTCLTAAYLHPDGSDEFKPILGGRMHTQYPDNEGKRFFTYRNRGYLMNQPGMRRLLPQEYARFGWFFLIQRKDPQGFVQWLKLHRMGRSERFERP; encoded by the coding sequence ATGCCTATCGCTTCTACTGGTCGCATCGCGGCTGTCATTGTCACCCACAACCGCGTCGAACTGTTGCAGAATTCCTTGAAGATCGTTGCGCAACAGACGCATCCCGTGGATCACATCATCGTTGTAGATAATGGTGACGACCCCGCCGTCGAAAGCTTAGTCACCGATATCGCCGGAGAGCGCGCCGTCTATCTAGGAAGCAAACATAATCTAGGCGGAGCTGGCGGGTTTGCTCTTGGCTTTCTCACAGCACTGCGATTAGGAGCCGACGCAGTCTGGTGCGCCGACGACGACGGCCAGCCGGAAGACGAAAACGTTCTGGCAACGCTCTTACACGTAGCGGAAAAGTACCAGCTTGATGAGGTCTCCCCCGTCGTCTGCAACGCAGAAAAACCCGACCAGCTAGCCTTCCCGCTACGTCGTGGCACCACCTGGCGTAGGTTCCGTAGTGAGCTCGGCAGCGAGGACTTCTTGGCAGGCATCGCCTCGCTCTTCAACGGCGCTTTGATCTCTGCCGATGCCATGCAGCGCATCGGTGTCCCCGATCTGCGTCTGTTTATCCGAGGCGATGAAGTCGAATACCATCGCCGCCTGGTGCGCTCCGGACTCAAGTTTGGCACCTGTCTCACGGCCGCCTATCTCCACCCGGACGGCTCGGATGAGTTCAAACCAATTCTTGGCGGCCGTATGCACACGCAGTACCCCGATAACGAGGGAAAACGGTTCTTCACCTACCGCAACCGCGGGTACCTCATGAACCAGCCCGGCATGCGCCGGCTTCTCCCCCAGGAATATGCGCGCTTTGGATGGTTCTTCCTTATACAGCGCAAAGATCCTCAAGGATTTGTGCAATGGCTCAAACTCCACCGCATGGGCCGATCGGAGCGCTTTGAACGGCCTTAG
- a CDS encoding metal ABC transporter substrate-binding protein, whose amino-acid sequence MTKEFSRYGRRGFLRAAVSTLTALTLIGGLSACSSEKTNEAKTGALSVFATTGYIGDAVKNIAPDADVTVMVGPGGDPHTYQPTTQDISKIKTSNVVLWSGLHMEAKMLDELATQGDRQAAVAEAIPESERLEWPELGDNGEKLWDPHVWNSTGNWKYVVDAIVKKLSEVDKENAETYKKNAETYKKQIDETAAYVKEQIDAIPAEKRILITGHDAFNYFGKQFGIEIHATDFVTSESEMSPTELAELGTFIAEKKIPTIFQDNLANPQAINSLKETVKAKGWNVEVSDKELYADSLGESAPTDTYLGVLKYNADAIKAALTK is encoded by the coding sequence ATGACTAAGGAATTCTCTCGCTATGGCCGGCGCGGTTTTCTCCGTGCTGCGGTCTCCACACTCACGGCACTGACGTTAATAGGCGGGCTCAGCGCGTGCTCCAGCGAAAAGACTAACGAAGCAAAAACCGGCGCCCTTTCCGTCTTTGCTACCACTGGTTATATCGGCGATGCCGTGAAAAATATTGCCCCCGACGCTGACGTCACCGTGATGGTGGGGCCTGGCGGCGACCCACATACCTATCAGCCCACCACGCAGGATATTTCCAAGATTAAGACTTCCAACGTTGTCCTCTGGTCAGGATTGCACATGGAGGCCAAAATGCTGGACGAGCTGGCTACGCAGGGAGATCGACAAGCAGCGGTGGCGGAAGCGATACCGGAATCTGAGCGTCTTGAATGGCCTGAGCTCGGCGATAACGGTGAAAAGCTCTGGGACCCGCACGTATGGAACTCCACGGGAAATTGGAAGTACGTTGTTGATGCGATCGTGAAGAAGCTCTCCGAGGTAGACAAAGAAAACGCGGAGACCTACAAAAAGAACGCTGAAACGTATAAAAAGCAGATCGATGAGACCGCGGCCTATGTTAAGGAGCAAATCGACGCCATCCCCGCGGAAAAGCGCATCTTGATTACTGGGCACGATGCCTTCAATTATTTTGGTAAGCAGTTTGGCATAGAGATTCACGCCACGGATTTTGTTACCTCGGAGTCGGAGATGTCTCCTACTGAGTTGGCAGAACTGGGTACGTTCATCGCAGAAAAGAAAATACCGACGATCTTCCAGGACAATTTGGCCAACCCTCAAGCTATTAACTCGTTGAAAGAGACAGTGAAAGCAAAAGGCTGGAACGTTGAGGTCTCGGATAAAGAGCTTTATGCGGATTCCCTCGGAGAATCGGCTCCCACCGATACTTATCTGGGTGTTTTAAAGTACAACGCTGATGCTATTAAGGCGGCTCTGACCAAGTAG
- a CDS encoding metal ABC transporter ATP-binding protein: MTNLVGPALTMTGISVSYGPTVALENASIEVPAGAVMGFIGPNGAGKSTLIKSAIDLVDHDGEVSFFGQPLSHVRDRVAYMPQSADVDWDYPITVEQVVGMGLYSRVGWFKRLTGVHREEVRHALERVGIADLAKRHISELSGGQRRRVFVARILVQNPDIFLLDEPFAGVDAASERVIREVLHGLCEAGKSVVIVHHDLSTVAELCDHVTVINRRIVATGTVEEAFTRETVNAAFGLGLL; this comes from the coding sequence GTGACCAATCTAGTGGGACCGGCACTGACAATGACGGGTATCAGCGTGAGCTATGGGCCGACGGTGGCCTTGGAAAACGCAAGCATTGAGGTTCCCGCCGGTGCTGTGATGGGTTTTATTGGGCCCAACGGGGCAGGGAAATCCACGCTTATCAAATCTGCGATCGATCTCGTAGATCATGATGGTGAGGTCTCCTTCTTTGGTCAACCTCTTTCTCACGTGCGCGATCGCGTTGCGTATATGCCCCAATCTGCTGACGTGGACTGGGACTATCCCATCACGGTGGAGCAGGTGGTGGGGATGGGTCTCTATTCTCGCGTGGGGTGGTTCAAGCGTCTCACCGGCGTGCATCGGGAGGAGGTTCGGCACGCCCTTGAGCGGGTGGGCATCGCTGATCTGGCTAAACGCCATATCTCCGAGCTGTCTGGTGGCCAGCGCCGCCGGGTCTTTGTGGCAAGGATTCTGGTGCAAAATCCCGATATCTTCCTGTTGGATGAGCCTTTCGCCGGTGTCGACGCAGCCAGCGAACGCGTGATCCGCGAGGTCTTGCATGGTTTATGTGAGGCGGGGAAATCGGTGGTTATCGTCCATCATGATCTGTCTACCGTGGCAGAGCTTTGCGATCACGTGACCGTTATCAATCGGCGAATCGTGGCAACCGGAACTGTAGAAGAAGCGTTTACCAGGGAGACCGTGAACGCTGCCTTTGGCCTGGGGCTGCTATGA
- a CDS encoding metal ABC transporter permease, with the protein MSILDFLAEFSYRRVVWGTLLIGLCSGAMGTFLYLRRQSMMSDVIGHSATPGVMGAFLFFATTPWLSESQLLADWGIDARSMPVITIGAMITGLASAVLANAVAESTRIGIDSTMAVMLSLFLGGGLIVLQVIQRGHIRGKGGIEELMFGNAATLTNLDVKTLLVVAIAILLLMVILWRPFTLVTFDPVLAQVSGMPRWISHVLFLLVVVAIVIGVKAVGLILMIAFAVFPPAAARQWTRTVGQMVVVSGLIGAVSAIVGSYISISAGKVPTGPVIVLVLAAFVIVALVASPRRVAVVR; encoded by the coding sequence ATGAGCATTCTTGATTTTCTTGCCGAGTTCTCCTACCGGCGAGTGGTGTGGGGAACGCTGCTCATTGGGCTGTGCTCAGGGGCAATGGGAACGTTTTTGTATCTGCGCAGGCAGTCCATGATGAGTGACGTGATCGGTCATTCTGCGACTCCCGGTGTAATGGGTGCTTTTCTTTTCTTTGCCACCACGCCGTGGCTAAGCGAGTCACAGCTGCTCGCTGACTGGGGCATCGATGCCCGCTCGATGCCCGTGATCACCATCGGAGCAATGATCACGGGGTTGGCTTCGGCGGTGTTGGCTAATGCGGTCGCTGAGAGCACTCGTATTGGCATTGACTCAACGATGGCGGTCATGCTCTCCCTGTTCCTGGGCGGTGGCCTGATAGTGCTTCAGGTGATCCAACGTGGTCATATTCGAGGCAAGGGCGGAATTGAAGAGCTGATGTTTGGCAACGCAGCCACATTGACCAACTTGGATGTAAAGACCCTGCTTGTGGTGGCCATAGCGATTCTGCTGCTGATGGTCATTCTGTGGCGGCCTTTTACGCTGGTCACTTTTGACCCAGTGCTGGCGCAGGTTTCAGGCATGCCGCGATGGATATCGCATGTGCTTTTCTTATTGGTCGTGGTTGCGATCGTGATTGGGGTCAAAGCGGTCGGCCTGATTTTGATGATCGCCTTTGCTGTCTTCCCGCCAGCAGCTGCGCGTCAGTGGACTCGGACGGTAGGACAGATGGTCGTGGTGTCTGGCTTGATCGGCGCGGTGTCTGCAATTGTGGGCTCATACATCTCTATTTCTGCAGGTAAAGTTCCCACGGGTCCAGTGATCGTCTTGGTGCTTGCGGCCTTTGTGATTGTGGCCCTTGTGGCTTCCCCTCGTCGCGTGGCGGTGGTCCGATGA
- a CDS encoding metal ABC transporter permease has product MSFAASVSVLALVVSLTAAIPGIVLVLRRQAMLSDALSHAVLPGIAVAALWTASPDDPLLLVGATLSGVAVIALTEWIRDRKKVTEDSATGLVFPAFFAIGVILISTRFNTSTISEHTVLVGDLNIAALNHWVAWGIDFGPKSAWTIGIVGLVALAVVVLARRPLMISTFDPTFAVTVGIRTRLLNYLVMVLVSLTIVVVFDAAGAVLAVALMIVPAAAALMVTRSQTAMVVVTLVIAAASSQVGFWVAYRIDAATSPTMAFVDGLIFLALWVGVRVLRKRKEARIRADVV; this is encoded by the coding sequence ATGAGTTTTGCAGCATCTGTCTCTGTGTTGGCGCTCGTCGTGTCTTTGACCGCGGCGATCCCCGGTATCGTGCTGGTGTTACGTCGGCAAGCTATGCTTTCCGACGCCCTCTCTCACGCCGTTCTGCCCGGCATCGCGGTGGCGGCGCTCTGGACCGCGTCCCCGGACGACCCGCTCTTGCTGGTGGGCGCGACATTAAGCGGCGTTGCGGTGATCGCTCTCACCGAGTGGATTCGTGATCGGAAGAAGGTCACGGAAGACAGCGCGACTGGCCTGGTGTTCCCGGCATTCTTTGCCATTGGTGTCATCCTCATCTCTACGCGCTTTAATACCTCGACGATCTCGGAACACACCGTGCTGGTCGGAGACCTCAACATTGCAGCGCTGAATCACTGGGTGGCGTGGGGAATCGACTTTGGCCCGAAGAGTGCATGGACGATAGGCATAGTGGGGCTCGTTGCATTGGCCGTTGTCGTGCTGGCGCGTAGGCCCCTGATGATTTCTACTTTTGATCCCACCTTTGCCGTAACGGTGGGGATTCGGACTCGCCTGTTGAATTACCTGGTCATGGTGTTGGTATCTCTGACCATTGTGGTGGTTTTTGATGCTGCTGGCGCGGTTTTGGCCGTGGCGTTGATGATTGTCCCAGCTGCAGCAGCGCTGATGGTCACCCGCTCACAGACGGCAATGGTGGTGGTGACATTGGTGATCGCCGCGGCCAGCTCGCAGGTTGGTTTTTGGGTGGCGTATCGGATCGATGCCGCAACGTCTCCGACGATGGCTTTTGTGGATGGTCTCATTTTTCTTGCCCTCTGGGTTGGTGTTCGTGTGCTGCGCAAACGCAAAGAGGCTCGCATCCGCGCGGACGTTGTTTAG
- a CDS encoding metal ABC transporter solute-binding protein, Zn/Mn family: protein MNRSFFRNAGAVIAVVGLLATSACAAENKEAAPAKDSSSLKIFATTGYIGDAVKNVAPDANLTVMVGPGGDPHTYQPSTSDVKAMQEADVVFWSGLGMEANMIDQLKGLGDKQIALAEQIPENMLLPWDEDGDHEHDDEHDHEGHDHEGHDHGAWDPHVWNSTDNWKLVVDQIVKKMSAADPDKADTYKSNGADYNKKIDETQAYVQEKINTIPAEQRTLVSGHDAFRYFGKQFGLEIKATDFVTSDAQRSASELNDLAEFIVEHKVPVIFQDASANPQAVKSLEENVAAKGGKVTVSSAELYSDSLGATAPADTYTGALRYNADTIAAAYKG, encoded by the coding sequence ATGAATCGCTCATTTTTCCGAAACGCAGGTGCCGTTATTGCAGTAGTGGGCTTGCTCGCCACTTCTGCATGCGCTGCCGAAAACAAAGAAGCAGCACCGGCGAAGGATAGCTCTTCCCTGAAGATCTTTGCCACCACTGGATACATCGGAGATGCTGTTAAAAATGTGGCTCCCGACGCGAACCTTACCGTGATGGTGGGACCTGGCGGCGACCCTCATACCTACCAGCCCTCCACCTCGGATGTGAAGGCTATGCAGGAAGCAGACGTGGTGTTCTGGTCCGGCTTGGGCATGGAAGCCAACATGATTGACCAGCTTAAAGGCCTGGGAGACAAGCAAATCGCGCTGGCTGAGCAGATTCCAGAAAATATGCTGTTGCCGTGGGATGAAGATGGTGACCATGAACATGACGACGAACACGATCATGAGGGACATGACCACGAGGGCCACGATCATGGAGCTTGGGATCCGCATGTATGGAATTCCACAGATAACTGGAAGCTCGTCGTTGATCAGATAGTAAAGAAGATGTCTGCGGCAGATCCCGATAAAGCCGATACCTACAAGTCCAACGGCGCAGACTACAACAAGAAGATCGACGAGACTCAAGCTTATGTGCAGGAAAAGATCAACACGATTCCTGCTGAACAGCGCACATTAGTTTCTGGCCACGATGCCTTCCGTTACTTTGGCAAGCAGTTTGGCTTAGAAATTAAGGCGACTGACTTTGTGACTTCGGATGCGCAAAGGTCTGCTTCTGAGCTGAACGACCTGGCAGAGTTCATTGTGGAGCACAAAGTTCCAGTCATTTTCCAAGACGCTTCCGCGAACCCGCAGGCAGTAAAATCTCTGGAAGAAAACGTGGCAGCTAAGGGCGGAAAAGTTACTGTCAGTAGCGCAGAACTCTACAGTGACTCACTCGGCGCCACAGCGCCTGCGGATACCTACACCGGCGCGCTGCGCTACAACGCGGATACGATTGCCGCTGCGTACAAGGGCTAA
- a CDS encoding phosphatase PAP2 family protein produces the protein MAAETHVVPPSRPWGEAISAQRWWTAIIGVLAVVIMGFIIKPITSDLFITQAMNNQRKGAVGTLVDALYYGLEPAYALVLTLVVSAFVGLACKQVRIGLQCAVAIAVTWVPVVFVKMLIERPRPSSEMLSNPIPVTPGDWSFPSGHTTYVTALAMMLMLTVGARLPLVLRALFVLCAALGIAGVVLTMGVHYPTDVIAAVIWSTTVAPLVWNLLDNVGRRVSRCENASGRIAEKTPGQIF, from the coding sequence ATGGCAGCGGAAACTCACGTAGTACCGCCCTCCCGCCCGTGGGGCGAAGCAATAAGCGCGCAGCGATGGTGGACTGCGATCATCGGAGTTCTAGCCGTGGTGATCATGGGCTTTATAATTAAGCCGATAACCAGCGATCTTTTTATCACCCAAGCCATGAACAACCAACGAAAAGGCGCTGTTGGGACCCTCGTGGATGCTCTTTACTATGGCCTGGAGCCCGCCTATGCGCTGGTACTCACGCTGGTTGTTTCTGCGTTCGTAGGCCTTGCGTGCAAACAAGTCCGGATAGGGCTGCAATGCGCAGTGGCCATTGCGGTCACATGGGTGCCCGTAGTCTTTGTCAAGATGCTTATCGAGCGCCCTCGACCCAGCTCAGAGATGCTTTCCAATCCCATCCCCGTGACTCCGGGAGATTGGTCGTTCCCCAGCGGACACACGACGTACGTGACGGCTTTAGCAATGATGCTGATGCTTACCGTAGGGGCGCGGCTGCCGTTGGTTCTACGGGCCCTTTTCGTGCTCTGTGCTGCCCTAGGTATCGCAGGTGTGGTGCTGACCATGGGAGTGCATTACCCCACGGATGTGATAGCTGCGGTTATCTGGAGTACTACGGTAGCGCCCCTCGTGTGGAACCTGCTCGATAACGTGGGGCGCCGGGTTAGTCGTTGTGAGAACGCTAGTGGTCGCATCGCTGAGAAAACCCCAGGACAGATTTTCTAG
- a CDS encoding ABC transporter permease — MQEQTKVNNPESLESMIARITHVDDVDPKPSRSKTLAAAWSDLVRGFKQHELWLQLGWQDIKQRYRRSVLGPLWITIATGVMALALGLLYSVLFKIPVAEFLPHVTVGLIMWNFISGCIKEGSEVFITNEGLIKQLPSALSVHVYRLVWKQTLFLFHNMVIWLILMLVFPRPLGWDILLGIPAIALLVVNGVWVSMFFGIIATRYRDFSPLLEALTQLLFYVTPIVWTTQTLYAQGGAVSERAKLAMLNPLYHYMEVVRAPLIGAPINPLNWYVVIGCTVVGTFLAMLAMKQWRFRVSYWV, encoded by the coding sequence GTGCAGGAACAGACCAAAGTAAATAATCCCGAGAGTCTCGAGTCGATGATCGCTCGTATCACGCATGTGGACGACGTTGACCCCAAGCCATCGCGGTCCAAAACCTTGGCAGCCGCATGGTCTGATCTCGTCCGCGGATTCAAGCAACACGAGCTCTGGCTACAGCTCGGATGGCAAGACATTAAGCAACGCTACCGCCGAAGCGTCCTAGGCCCATTATGGATCACCATCGCCACTGGTGTCATGGCCCTTGCCCTCGGGTTGCTTTACTCTGTGCTGTTCAAGATCCCTGTCGCCGAGTTCCTCCCCCACGTCACCGTGGGTCTTATCATGTGGAACTTCATCTCCGGATGCATCAAAGAAGGCTCCGAAGTCTTTATCACCAATGAGGGGCTGATCAAACAACTCCCCTCTGCCCTTTCAGTACACGTGTACCGGCTGGTATGGAAGCAAACGCTCTTCCTCTTCCACAACATGGTGATTTGGCTCATCCTGATGCTCGTGTTCCCGCGTCCTTTGGGCTGGGACATCCTCCTAGGAATCCCGGCCATCGCGTTGCTCGTGGTTAACGGCGTGTGGGTGTCCATGTTCTTTGGCATTATCGCTACCCGCTACCGTGACTTCTCCCCTCTTCTTGAGGCCCTCACGCAGCTCCTGTTCTACGTCACCCCCATTGTGTGGACCACGCAGACCCTCTACGCACAAGGCGGAGCTGTTTCCGAACGCGCCAAACTAGCTATGCTCAACCCCCTTTATCACTACATGGAGGTTGTTCGCGCTCCCTTGATCGGCGCCCCCATCAACCCATTGAACTGGTACGTTGTCATCGGATGCACCGTCGTGGGCACTTTCCTCGCCATGCTTGCAATGAAGCAGTGGCGCTTCCGTGTGAGCTACTGGGTATAG
- a CDS encoding aminotransferase class V-fold PLP-dependent enzyme, whose translation MAFDVARVRGAYTSVSGTWTYLNAQEQPQIPERVSSAVSRGFRSAPLAAEIERGGGSHALLQRAGRFIADDHLYSARMAIADMTGTSPEAVLLGPSRDVLFARLSRALRPLLRRGSSAVFSRTDSCGLDLDAEIRWAEPDLGTGEVPAWQFAKLVDGSTRVVALSAASRQVGTINPVLEIAEHVHDSSRAWVLVDATPLAGHRPITLEALGADIISVDCVAFGGPQVAALAFRDTMMFPRIDMEAFDTPVAAGLAAGVPAAVDHLADLDEDARGTRRYRLAQGVESAANYLGWLGTYLVDSIESLPNTHVFGVTGEAAAGSDVDRIPHATFCINGVPADMIQQRLINNGLVTTVAEPDPLLTAMGIGDTKGAISVGLGPYNTVADVDQLIRVVASLA comes from the coding sequence ATGGCGTTTGATGTAGCTCGTGTGCGAGGTGCTTACACCTCCGTGAGCGGTACGTGGACTTATCTCAATGCACAGGAGCAACCGCAAATCCCGGAACGGGTGTCGTCTGCGGTTTCCCGAGGTTTTCGCAGTGCGCCACTGGCAGCAGAAATAGAGCGGGGTGGGGGATCGCATGCTCTATTACAGCGTGCGGGGCGTTTTATTGCCGACGATCACCTGTATTCCGCCCGGATGGCAATTGCGGATATGACGGGAACGTCACCGGAAGCTGTGCTTCTTGGCCCGAGCCGTGATGTGCTTTTTGCCCGGTTGTCGCGCGCGTTGCGGCCGTTGCTGCGGCGTGGATCTTCCGCTGTGTTTTCGCGCACAGATTCCTGCGGCCTTGACCTTGATGCGGAAATACGTTGGGCGGAGCCAGATCTGGGCACAGGTGAGGTGCCTGCGTGGCAGTTTGCCAAGCTTGTCGACGGCAGCACCCGCGTCGTTGCGCTCTCCGCCGCTAGCCGCCAAGTAGGAACGATTAACCCCGTTCTAGAGATCGCGGAGCATGTGCATGATTCCTCCCGCGCGTGGGTGCTTGTCGACGCCACCCCACTCGCCGGACATCGCCCCATCACTTTGGAAGCCCTAGGTGCGGACATCATAAGCGTGGACTGCGTTGCCTTTGGTGGACCCCAAGTTGCCGCCCTGGCATTCCGCGACACCATGATGTTCCCCCGCATAGACATGGAAGCTTTTGATACGCCTGTTGCCGCTGGTCTTGCCGCTGGTGTGCCCGCAGCCGTAGACCACCTTGCAGACCTTGACGAAGACGCACGCGGAACCCGCCGCTATCGCCTGGCGCAGGGCGTGGAGTCTGCAGCAAACTATCTGGGGTGGCTGGGGACCTACCTTGTGGATTCCATTGAGTCGCTCCCCAACACCCACGTCTTCGGCGTGACCGGTGAAGCCGCCGCGGGCTCAGACGTGGACCGGATCCCGCACGCGACTTTCTGCATCAACGGTGTTCCAGCCGACATGATCCAGCAACGGCTGATAAACAATGGGCTGGTGACCACGGTAGCCGAGCCAGACCCCCTCCTGACAGCAATGGGAATTGGTGACACCAAGGGGGCCATCTCCGTGGGACTAGGGCCCTACAACACGGTCGCGGATGTGGATCAGCTTATTCGTGTTGTGGCGAGCTTGGCCTAG